In one Carassius carassius chromosome 48, fCarCar2.1, whole genome shotgun sequence genomic region, the following are encoded:
- the LOC132131855 gene encoding uncharacterized protein LOC132131855: MASTLHRETVFAEFNRIASKNLEGDFFEALDQYAPRFIELFKTKKGTVGQKLMELMQHMSWMTPDVTVLRSVVLKGIPILLCDDSSEFYKTCSDTTRDEALECITVGVLTVVSEDSPHEGQSSVDLQPISTAIILEGGIVMDHIKNLPQAVCLLFGLTYALHLDYPKCMANTLNFIQTVMLGLGKKKLPPKLLTLKNSLLG; this comes from the exons ATGGCCAGCACTCTTCACAGAGAGACAG TGTTTGCTGAGTTTAATAGAATCGCCAGTAAGAATCTTGAAGGAGACTTCTTTGAGGCGCTGGACCAGTACGCGCCACGTTTCATCGAACTCTTCAAAACAAAGAAGGGAACTGTTGGCCAGAAACTCATGGAGCTGATGCAGCACATGAGCTGGATG ACACCAGACGTGACAGTACTTCGCTCTGTTGTCCTCAAAGGCATTCCCATTTTACTCTGTGATGACTCCAGTGAATTCTACAAGACCTGCTCT GATACAACGAGAGACGAGGCCCTAGAATGCATCACTGTTGGTGTGCTGACAGTTGTCAGTGAAGATAGTCCTCATGAGGGTCAAAGCTCAGTGGACCTCCAGCCCATCTCCACTGCCATCATTCTGGAGGGAGGTATTGTAATGGATCATATTAAAAACTTGCCTCAGGCAGTTTGTCTGTTGTTTGGGCTTACATATGCATTGCATTTGGATTACCCAAAATGCATGGCAAATACACTCAACTTCATTCAGACTGTGATGCTTGGACTGGGAAAGAAAAAACTCCCACCAAAACTGTTAACTCTGAAGAACAGTCTTCTGGGTTAG